CTGTTTCTGAGAGGCAAAAGTGACAATTCCTTTGGAAATTTCGGTTTTTTGTTTCCTCTTAAATTAGAGGAATAGTTTTTTTTTGAAAAAAATTTCAAAAATTTCATTTTTTCATCTCTAAAAGTCTTCTGATTCTTTCTTCCGTTGGAGGATGAGTTGAAAATAAACTTGCAATTCCTCCACCTGTTAGCGGATTTACTATAAACATATGAGCAGTCGATGGAGAAGCATTCATTGGCAATTTTAATCTTCCTTCTTCAAGTTTCCTTAATGCAGATGCAAGGTATTGCGGATTTCCTGATATTTTTGCACCTCCCTCGTCTGCGGCATATTCCCGAGAGCGTGAAATTGCCATCTGAATAATGAATGCGGCTATAGGCGCTAAAAAGATGATTAAAAGTGATATGAGAGGATTTCCTCCTTCATCGTCATCGTCGACTCCCCCACCAAAAATAAAAGCCCATTGTGCCATTTGGGCAATCATACTTATTGCACCGGCGATTGTTGCTGCAATTGTAGAGATAAGAATA
This genomic interval from Candidatus Schekmanbacteria bacterium contains the following:
- the htpX gene encoding zinc metalloprotease HtpX: MNGTKTVVLLATMSALFVYVGKLLAGDVGMFIALIFACFMNIGSYWFSDKIVLKIYKAVEVDETTAPELYHTVKELALSAGLPMPRVYIIPSQNPNAFATGRNPQNAAVAVTEGILQMLSMEELKGVLGHELTHIRNRDILISTIAATIAGAISMIAQMAQWAFIFGGGVDDDDEGGNPLISLLIIFLAPIAAFIIQMAISRSREYAADEGGAKISGNPQYLASALRKLEEGRLKLPMNASPSTAHMFIVNPLTGGGIASLFSTHPPTEERIRRLLEMKK